A part of Tigriopus californicus strain San Diego chromosome 10, Tcal_SD_v2.1, whole genome shotgun sequence genomic DNA contains:
- the LOC131889624 gene encoding uncharacterized protein LOC131889624: MSSGKGLRVCVIGAGAAGLCAARHVSAQSKWFQKPVVYELNSLLGGTWVYNEQVGADQFGNPIHSSMYERMKTNLPKEVMAFPDFPFPSSPDSFLHHTKIQSYLEQYCRHFALDQFIQYNKKVELVQVQPDQSWLVKVQDLPSQSVAEAIFDVILVCNGHYSVPYYAPISNIERFQGIRMHSHDYRNPTRFQGMNVALLGAAASGIDISLEIAEEATQVYLCHNNPSIPSKLPTNMVQVPGIVECISPQGFVLADGSKVQVDCLLYCTGYEFQFPFLDGSCQVKVENRTVKPLYKHLVHCEHPTMAFLGIPTQICPFPFFHYQLLWYLKTLIHPGSKLPSEADMKADTDREMQERLAQGIPKRHFHKMGAIQWRYMEELAAQADLDPPNPQVEQLYNLVHGRRKTKLTQYKADQFELDHSGKFQLRQ; encoded by the coding sequence ATGTCTTCGGGAAAAGGACTACGTGTATGCGTGATTGGAGCGGGTGCGGCTGGCTTGTGTGCGGCCCGCCATGTCTCAGCTCAAAGCAAATGGTTTCAGAAGCCCGTGGTGTACGAGCTGAATTCCTTGTTGGGTGGTACCTGGGTTTACAACGAACAGGTGGGGGCAGACCAGTTTGGCAATCCCATCCATTCCAGCATGTATGAGCGCATGAAAACGAATCTACCCAAAGAAGTGATGGCCTTCCCGGATTTCCCTTTCCCATCATCACCGGATTCGTTCCTTCACCATACTAAAATCCAATCCTACTTGGAGCAGTATTGCCGACATTTCGCTTTGGACCAGTTCATTCAGTATAACAAGAAAGTGGAACTGGTCCAAGTTCAACCGGATCAAAGTTGGTTAGTGAAGGTTCAGGATTTACCCTCCCAATCCGTGGCTGAAGCCATTTTCGATGTCATCCTAGTGTGTAACGGCCACTACTCGGTGCCCTATTATGCTCCTATCAGCAATATTGAACGATTCCAAGGGATCCGAATGCACAGTCATGATTATCGAAACCCTACCCGCTTCCAAGGGATGAATGTGGCTTTGTTGGGAGCAGCAGCCTCGGGCATTGATATCAGTCTGGAGATTGCTGAAGAAGCCACCCAAGTCTATTTGTGCCATAACAACCCGTCGATCCCTTCCAAATTACCCACTAACATGGTTCAAGTCCCCGGGATCGTGGAATGCATATCGCCTCAAGGGTTTGTTTTGGCGGATGGGTCCAAGGTCCAAGTGGATTGTCTGCTCTATTGCACGGGTTACGAGTTCCAATTCCCATTTTTGGATGGCTCCTGTCAAGTGAAGGTAGAAAATCGGACCGTCAAACCACTCTACAAGCATCTGGTTCATTGCGAGCACCCGACCATGGCTTTCCTGGGAATTCCCACCCAAATCTGCCCGTTCCCATTCTTCCATTATCAACTTCTATGGTATCTGAAGACGCTCATCCATCCTGGCTCAAAACTGCCCTCGGAAGCGGACATGAAGGCCGACACGGATCGGGAAATGCAAGAGCGATTAGCTCAGGGCATTCCCAAACGACATTTCCATAAGATGGGGGCCATCCAATGGCGATACATGGAGGAATTGGCGGCTCAAGCCGACCTGGATCCGCCCAACCCTCAAGTGGAGCAACTCTACAACTTGGTGCACGGGCGTCGAAAAACGAAGCTCACCCAATATAAGGCCGATCAATTCGAACTGGATCACAGTGGAAAATTTCAACTCCGACAATAG